Proteins encoded together in one Electrophorus electricus isolate fEleEle1 chromosome 9, fEleEle1.pri, whole genome shotgun sequence window:
- the tox4b gene encoding TOX high mobility group box family member 4b isoform X1 yields the protein MDLNFYSDLTDGTGQPGDPEFLDPQAFNGFDTVQKFPGGSDNYLAISGEGHPFLSSSETFHTPSLGDEEFEIPPISLDPDSTLSVSDVVSHFGELGDGGPSSGVPGNAVVEGDDPSFASTFVNPSSQGLEHLSLMSQQGGGPMLASTLGMDIGHPIGSQFSNSSPMTIDVPLTDMNHGLLGHNQLTTIDQSELSAQLGLSLGGGTILPRSQSPDQPLSTTGSPSESLQDDDMDDFRRKSVLVDSPVSLSVSPGVISLSPSLAEQPATSSAVAPPTLARKGVTAGGGGGAKKGKKKKDPNEPQKPVSAYALFFRDTQAAIKGQNPNATFGEVSKIVASMWDSLGEEQKQVYKRKTEAAKKEYLKALAAYRANLLSQPTIEVLDTPPSPPAPPTVAMATPEPAAQPPSRSSRIPQHAPDNNTITNICTSNIIIDLPQVTTRSRTGAHKPAAVPATTQSPPTVAKIVITKQQVMPLVAPASSARLPPPLQQMQNTPPPPRLQQMVHSPAPPPLQAKPRGGSAAGQVAATVATAPPPPLQIKIVPAPVQTDMATPIIVTTAGEASVSSSPALAVEVAQPTAIVTAEGEEGMEVELNGSPASEVAPPAGPAVCVRAGCNNPPIESKDWDREYCSNECVATHCRDVFMAWCVIRGQNSTTVT from the exons ATGGATCTAAACTTTTACTCTGATTTGACGGACGGGACTGGACAACCAGGCGATCCGGAGTTTCTGGATCCTCAGGCTTTTAATGGATTTGACACAGTTCAAAAG tTCCCTGGAGGAAGTGACAACTACTTGGCTATCAGTGGAGAAGGTCATCCTTTCCTGTCCTCCTCCGAG ACTTTCCACACACCCAGTCTTGGCGATGAGGAGTTTGAAATCCCACCTATATCTTTGGACCCTGACTCCACCCTCAGCGTCTCGGATGTGGTGTCCCATTTTGGAGAGCTGGGCGATGGCGGCCCCTCCTCTGGCGTCCCTGGCAACGCTGTCGTCGAGGGCGATGACCCCTCCTTTGCTTCAACCTTCGTGAACCCATCTTCGCAGGGCCTGGAGCACCTTAGTCTGATGAGCCAGCAGGGAGGGGGGCCCATGCTTGCATCTACTCTGGGAATG GATATTGGCCACCCTATTGGATCTCAGTTCAGTAACTCCTCCCCCATGACCATTGACGTTCCACTGACTGATATGAACCATGGTCTCCTGGGTCACAATCAGTTGACCACCATTGACCAGTCAGAGCTCAGTGCCCAGCTGGGTCTCAGTCTGGGTGGTGGGACTATCCTGCCACGCTCCCAGTCACCTGACCAACCGCTGTCCACCACCGGCTCACCTTCTGAATCTCTGCAGGATGATGACATGGACGACTTCAGAAGA AAGAGCGTGCTGGTGGACTCCCCGGTCTCCCTCTCAGTCTCCCCTGGTGTCATCTCCCTGTCCCCGTCCCTTGCAGAGCAGCCCGCTACCTCCTCAGCTGTGGCCCCACCCACCTTGGCCCGGAAAGGCGTGACTGctggtggagggggtggggcaaagaaagggaagaagaagaaggatcCTAACGAGCCTCAGAAGCCTGTGTCTGCCTATGCCTTGTTCTTCCGAGATACGCAGGCAGCCATCAAGGGCCAGAACCCCAATGCCACTTTTGGGGAAGTGTCCAAGATCGTGGCATCAATGTGGGACAGTCTGGGGGAAGAGCAAAAACAG GTTTACAAGAGGAAGACTGAAGCAGCTAAAAAGGAGTACCTTAAAGCACTGGCAGCTTACAGAGCCAATCTGCTCTCTCAG CCCACTATTGAGGTGTTGGACACACCCCCTTCTCCACCTGCCCCTCCCACTGTAGCCATGGCCACGCCTGAGCCGGCGGCACAGCCACCTTCGCGCTCGAGTCGCATCCCTCAGCACGCCCCTGACAacaacaccatcaccaacatctGCACCTCCAACATCATCATCGATTTGCCACAGGTCACCACGCGCTCCCGCACGGGCGCCCACAAGCCGGCCGCTGTCCCTGCCACCACGCAGTCACCGCCCACCGTCGCCAAGATAGTCATAACCAAACAGCAAGTCATGCCCTTGGTGGCCCCCGCCTCTTCGGCCCGCCTGCCGCCTCCTCTCCAGCAGATGCAGAacacccctcctcccccacGCCTCCAACAGATGGTACActcccctgccccacccccgcTTCAGGCCAAGCCACGTGGCGGCAGTGCTGCCGGGCAGGTCGCCGCCACGGTTGccacagcaccaccaccacctttgCAAATCAAGATTGTCCCCGCCCctgtacagacagacatggcCACACCCATTATCGTGACCACGGCGGGGGAGGCGTCGGTGTCGTCTTCCCCTGCCTTGGCTGTGGAGGTGGCGCAGCCCACTGCTATAGTGACggcagaaggagaagaaggg ATGGAGGTGGAGCTAAACGGCTCCCCTGCATCCGAAGTGGCGCCGCCGGCCGGCCCTgccgtgtgcgtgcgtgcgggctGCAACAACCCGCCCATTGAGAGCAAAGACTGGGACCGCGAGTACTGCAGTAATGAGTGCGTGGCCACCCACTGCAG GGACGTGTTCATGGCCTGGTGCGTAATCAGAGGACAGAACTCCACTACTGTAACTTAG
- the tox4b gene encoding TOX high mobility group box family member 4b isoform X2: MDLNFYSDLTDGTGQPGDPEFLDPQAFNGFDTVQKFPGGSDNYLAISGEGHPFLSSSETFHTPSLGDEEFEIPPISLDPDSTLSVSDVVSHFGELGDGGPSSGVPGNAVVEGDDPSFASTFVNPSSQGLEHLSLMSQQGGGPMLASTLGMDIGHPIGSQFSNSSPMTIDVPLTDMNHGLLGHNQLTTIDQSELSAQLGLSLGGGTILPRSQSPDQPLSTTGSPSESLQDDDMDDFRRSVLVDSPVSLSVSPGVISLSPSLAEQPATSSAVAPPTLARKGVTAGGGGGAKKGKKKKDPNEPQKPVSAYALFFRDTQAAIKGQNPNATFGEVSKIVASMWDSLGEEQKQVYKRKTEAAKKEYLKALAAYRANLLSQPTIEVLDTPPSPPAPPTVAMATPEPAAQPPSRSSRIPQHAPDNNTITNICTSNIIIDLPQVTTRSRTGAHKPAAVPATTQSPPTVAKIVITKQQVMPLVAPASSARLPPPLQQMQNTPPPPRLQQMVHSPAPPPLQAKPRGGSAAGQVAATVATAPPPPLQIKIVPAPVQTDMATPIIVTTAGEASVSSSPALAVEVAQPTAIVTAEGEEGMEVELNGSPASEVAPPAGPAVCVRAGCNNPPIESKDWDREYCSNECVATHCRDVFMAWCVIRGQNSTTVT; this comes from the exons ATGGATCTAAACTTTTACTCTGATTTGACGGACGGGACTGGACAACCAGGCGATCCGGAGTTTCTGGATCCTCAGGCTTTTAATGGATTTGACACAGTTCAAAAG tTCCCTGGAGGAAGTGACAACTACTTGGCTATCAGTGGAGAAGGTCATCCTTTCCTGTCCTCCTCCGAG ACTTTCCACACACCCAGTCTTGGCGATGAGGAGTTTGAAATCCCACCTATATCTTTGGACCCTGACTCCACCCTCAGCGTCTCGGATGTGGTGTCCCATTTTGGAGAGCTGGGCGATGGCGGCCCCTCCTCTGGCGTCCCTGGCAACGCTGTCGTCGAGGGCGATGACCCCTCCTTTGCTTCAACCTTCGTGAACCCATCTTCGCAGGGCCTGGAGCACCTTAGTCTGATGAGCCAGCAGGGAGGGGGGCCCATGCTTGCATCTACTCTGGGAATG GATATTGGCCACCCTATTGGATCTCAGTTCAGTAACTCCTCCCCCATGACCATTGACGTTCCACTGACTGATATGAACCATGGTCTCCTGGGTCACAATCAGTTGACCACCATTGACCAGTCAGAGCTCAGTGCCCAGCTGGGTCTCAGTCTGGGTGGTGGGACTATCCTGCCACGCTCCCAGTCACCTGACCAACCGCTGTCCACCACCGGCTCACCTTCTGAATCTCTGCAGGATGATGACATGGACGACTTCAGAAGA AGCGTGCTGGTGGACTCCCCGGTCTCCCTCTCAGTCTCCCCTGGTGTCATCTCCCTGTCCCCGTCCCTTGCAGAGCAGCCCGCTACCTCCTCAGCTGTGGCCCCACCCACCTTGGCCCGGAAAGGCGTGACTGctggtggagggggtggggcaaagaaagggaagaagaagaaggatcCTAACGAGCCTCAGAAGCCTGTGTCTGCCTATGCCTTGTTCTTCCGAGATACGCAGGCAGCCATCAAGGGCCAGAACCCCAATGCCACTTTTGGGGAAGTGTCCAAGATCGTGGCATCAATGTGGGACAGTCTGGGGGAAGAGCAAAAACAG GTTTACAAGAGGAAGACTGAAGCAGCTAAAAAGGAGTACCTTAAAGCACTGGCAGCTTACAGAGCCAATCTGCTCTCTCAG CCCACTATTGAGGTGTTGGACACACCCCCTTCTCCACCTGCCCCTCCCACTGTAGCCATGGCCACGCCTGAGCCGGCGGCACAGCCACCTTCGCGCTCGAGTCGCATCCCTCAGCACGCCCCTGACAacaacaccatcaccaacatctGCACCTCCAACATCATCATCGATTTGCCACAGGTCACCACGCGCTCCCGCACGGGCGCCCACAAGCCGGCCGCTGTCCCTGCCACCACGCAGTCACCGCCCACCGTCGCCAAGATAGTCATAACCAAACAGCAAGTCATGCCCTTGGTGGCCCCCGCCTCTTCGGCCCGCCTGCCGCCTCCTCTCCAGCAGATGCAGAacacccctcctcccccacGCCTCCAACAGATGGTACActcccctgccccacccccgcTTCAGGCCAAGCCACGTGGCGGCAGTGCTGCCGGGCAGGTCGCCGCCACGGTTGccacagcaccaccaccacctttgCAAATCAAGATTGTCCCCGCCCctgtacagacagacatggcCACACCCATTATCGTGACCACGGCGGGGGAGGCGTCGGTGTCGTCTTCCCCTGCCTTGGCTGTGGAGGTGGCGCAGCCCACTGCTATAGTGACggcagaaggagaagaaggg ATGGAGGTGGAGCTAAACGGCTCCCCTGCATCCGAAGTGGCGCCGCCGGCCGGCCCTgccgtgtgcgtgcgtgcgggctGCAACAACCCGCCCATTGAGAGCAAAGACTGGGACCGCGAGTACTGCAGTAATGAGTGCGTGGCCACCCACTGCAG GGACGTGTTCATGGCCTGGTGCGTAATCAGAGGACAGAACTCCACTACTGTAACTTAG
- the tox4b gene encoding TOX high mobility group box family member 4b isoform X3: MEFPGGSDNYLAISGEGHPFLSSSETFHTPSLGDEEFEIPPISLDPDSTLSVSDVVSHFGELGDGGPSSGVPGNAVVEGDDPSFASTFVNPSSQGLEHLSLMSQQGGGPMLASTLGMDIGHPIGSQFSNSSPMTIDVPLTDMNHGLLGHNQLTTIDQSELSAQLGLSLGGGTILPRSQSPDQPLSTTGSPSESLQDDDMDDFRRKSVLVDSPVSLSVSPGVISLSPSLAEQPATSSAVAPPTLARKGVTAGGGGGAKKGKKKKDPNEPQKPVSAYALFFRDTQAAIKGQNPNATFGEVSKIVASMWDSLGEEQKQVYKRKTEAAKKEYLKALAAYRANLLSQPTIEVLDTPPSPPAPPTVAMATPEPAAQPPSRSSRIPQHAPDNNTITNICTSNIIIDLPQVTTRSRTGAHKPAAVPATTQSPPTVAKIVITKQQVMPLVAPASSARLPPPLQQMQNTPPPPRLQQMVHSPAPPPLQAKPRGGSAAGQVAATVATAPPPPLQIKIVPAPVQTDMATPIIVTTAGEASVSSSPALAVEVAQPTAIVTAEGEEGMEVELNGSPASEVAPPAGPAVCVRAGCNNPPIESKDWDREYCSNECVATHCRDVFMAWCVIRGQNSTTVT, encoded by the exons ATGGAG tTCCCTGGAGGAAGTGACAACTACTTGGCTATCAGTGGAGAAGGTCATCCTTTCCTGTCCTCCTCCGAG ACTTTCCACACACCCAGTCTTGGCGATGAGGAGTTTGAAATCCCACCTATATCTTTGGACCCTGACTCCACCCTCAGCGTCTCGGATGTGGTGTCCCATTTTGGAGAGCTGGGCGATGGCGGCCCCTCCTCTGGCGTCCCTGGCAACGCTGTCGTCGAGGGCGATGACCCCTCCTTTGCTTCAACCTTCGTGAACCCATCTTCGCAGGGCCTGGAGCACCTTAGTCTGATGAGCCAGCAGGGAGGGGGGCCCATGCTTGCATCTACTCTGGGAATG GATATTGGCCACCCTATTGGATCTCAGTTCAGTAACTCCTCCCCCATGACCATTGACGTTCCACTGACTGATATGAACCATGGTCTCCTGGGTCACAATCAGTTGACCACCATTGACCAGTCAGAGCTCAGTGCCCAGCTGGGTCTCAGTCTGGGTGGTGGGACTATCCTGCCACGCTCCCAGTCACCTGACCAACCGCTGTCCACCACCGGCTCACCTTCTGAATCTCTGCAGGATGATGACATGGACGACTTCAGAAGA AAGAGCGTGCTGGTGGACTCCCCGGTCTCCCTCTCAGTCTCCCCTGGTGTCATCTCCCTGTCCCCGTCCCTTGCAGAGCAGCCCGCTACCTCCTCAGCTGTGGCCCCACCCACCTTGGCCCGGAAAGGCGTGACTGctggtggagggggtggggcaaagaaagggaagaagaagaaggatcCTAACGAGCCTCAGAAGCCTGTGTCTGCCTATGCCTTGTTCTTCCGAGATACGCAGGCAGCCATCAAGGGCCAGAACCCCAATGCCACTTTTGGGGAAGTGTCCAAGATCGTGGCATCAATGTGGGACAGTCTGGGGGAAGAGCAAAAACAG GTTTACAAGAGGAAGACTGAAGCAGCTAAAAAGGAGTACCTTAAAGCACTGGCAGCTTACAGAGCCAATCTGCTCTCTCAG CCCACTATTGAGGTGTTGGACACACCCCCTTCTCCACCTGCCCCTCCCACTGTAGCCATGGCCACGCCTGAGCCGGCGGCACAGCCACCTTCGCGCTCGAGTCGCATCCCTCAGCACGCCCCTGACAacaacaccatcaccaacatctGCACCTCCAACATCATCATCGATTTGCCACAGGTCACCACGCGCTCCCGCACGGGCGCCCACAAGCCGGCCGCTGTCCCTGCCACCACGCAGTCACCGCCCACCGTCGCCAAGATAGTCATAACCAAACAGCAAGTCATGCCCTTGGTGGCCCCCGCCTCTTCGGCCCGCCTGCCGCCTCCTCTCCAGCAGATGCAGAacacccctcctcccccacGCCTCCAACAGATGGTACActcccctgccccacccccgcTTCAGGCCAAGCCACGTGGCGGCAGTGCTGCCGGGCAGGTCGCCGCCACGGTTGccacagcaccaccaccacctttgCAAATCAAGATTGTCCCCGCCCctgtacagacagacatggcCACACCCATTATCGTGACCACGGCGGGGGAGGCGTCGGTGTCGTCTTCCCCTGCCTTGGCTGTGGAGGTGGCGCAGCCCACTGCTATAGTGACggcagaaggagaagaaggg ATGGAGGTGGAGCTAAACGGCTCCCCTGCATCCGAAGTGGCGCCGCCGGCCGGCCCTgccgtgtgcgtgcgtgcgggctGCAACAACCCGCCCATTGAGAGCAAAGACTGGGACCGCGAGTACTGCAGTAATGAGTGCGTGGCCACCCACTGCAG GGACGTGTTCATGGCCTGGTGCGTAATCAGAGGACAGAACTCCACTACTGTAACTTAG